From a region of the Clupea harengus chromosome 9, Ch_v2.0.2, whole genome shotgun sequence genome:
- the LOC105902155 gene encoding uncharacterized protein DDB_G0284459-like: MSATDQTAVSVGIAVGFGVLGLLLLACLINHLGGKIKWGKIFKIFKCFKRKKTSLKDKVLEKVSTKKSKKSEKSKKSKKSDKSDKSEKSEKSKKSEKSDKSDKSDKSEKSEKSEKSKTPFSISTIVEMK; this comes from the exons atcaAACAGCGGTGTCCGTTGGAATCGCGGTGGGCTTCGGTGTGCtgggtctgctgctgctggcctgccTCATCAACCACCTGGGGGGCAAGATCAAGTGGGGCAAGATCTTCAAGATCTTCAAGTGCTTCAAGcgcaaga AGACATCATTAAAGGATAAAGTCCTAGA GAAAGTTAGCACCAAGAAGTCCAAGAAGTCTGAGAAGTCTAAGAAGTCCAAGAAGTCCGATAAGTCCGATAAGTCTGAGAAGTCTGAGAAGTCCAAGAAGTCCGAGAAGTCCGATAAGTCTGATAAGTCCGATAAATCCGAGAAGTCCGAGAAGTCCGAGAAGTCCAAGACTCCATTCTCCATCAGCACTATTGTGGAGATGAAATAG
- the LOC105902151 gene encoding UDP-glucuronosyltransferase 2A1-like, whose product MLVCDGGRVLVVPMEGSHWVNMNFLIGALHVRGHAVTVLRSSRSWYVAKESAHYSAITVPVSEGLNEDFVNPIIKRLIEAQRSNSSMLNFVGLYAETFEAMVKATQITCEMATNMFEDKALMRTLNESGFDLVLTDPIVGTGIMLAHYLRLPLVYNVRWITSGEGHLGIAPSPLSYIPMTGLGFSDKMSFLERTKNMLFYLLNDLHHRLKLKPQYQAICDRYLHAKVDFYELLQAADIWLMRVDFVFEFPRPTMPNVVYIGGFQCVPAKPLPEELELFVESAGEHGVIVMSLGTFVKELPADMTDEIAAAFAQLPQKVIWRHAGRRPPVLGNNTLLVDWMPQNDLLGHPKVKLFVAHGGTNGIQEAMYHGVPVVGLPLYSDQLDNLVRLKERGAAKILSLGTVDRTSFSQALREVLHRPTYRANMHRLSRLHRDQPIKPLDRALFWIEFVMRHGGAGHLRTESYKLPWYSYHSVDVAVVWLTVVLILSVLMVGLVRGLCARLCCTARKNKKD is encoded by the coding sequence ATGTTGGTCTGTGATGGAGGCAGAGTGCTGGTGGTGCCTATGGAGGGGAGCCACTGGGTCAACATGAACTTCCTCATCGGGGCCTTACACGTGCGAGGCCACGCCGTCACCGTCCTGCGCTCCAGCCGGAGCTGGTACGTGGCGAAGGAGTCGGCTCACTACAGCGCCATCACCGTGCCCGTGAGCGAGGGCCTCAACGAGGACTTTGTGAACCCCATCATTAAGAGACTGATTGAGGCACAGAGGAGCAACAGCTCCATGCTAAACTTCGTGGGTCTTTACGCAGAAACGTTTGAGGCCATGGTGAAGGCCACCCAGATAACGTGTGAAATGGCTACAAACATGTTCGAGGATAAGGCCTTGATGAGGACTCTGAATGAGAGTGGGTTCGATCTGGTTCTGACTGACCCTATTGTGGGCACTGGCATAATGTTGGCTCACTACCTCCGTCTCCCTCTAGTCTACAATGTGAGGTGGATCACAAGTGGTGAGGGCCATCTTGGAATCGCACCCTCACCGCTGTCCTACATCCCCATGACTGGACTCGGCTTCTCGGACAAGATGTCCTTCCTGGAGCGGACTAAGAACATGCTCTTCTACCTGCTGAATGACCTTCACCACCGGCTCAAACTAAAACCACAGTATCAGGCCATCTGCGACCGCTACTTGCACGCGAAGGTCGATTTCTACGAGCTTCTGCAGGCAGCAGATATCTGGCTCATGAGGGTCGACTTTGTGTTCGAGTTCCCACGGCCGACGATGCCCAACGTCGTCTACATCGGGGGGTTCCAGTGTGTGCCGGCAAAACCCCTCCCTGAAGAGCTCGAGCTGTTTGTGGAGAGCGCGGGCGAGCATGGCGTTATTGTCATGTCCCTCGGTACGTTTGTGAAAGAGTTGCCCGCCGACATGACTGACGAGATAGCGGCCGCTTTTGCTCAGCTGCCTCAGAAGGTCATATGGAGGCACGCAGGCAGAAGACCCCCTGTCCTCGGTAACAACACCTTACTGGTCGACTGGATGCCACAGAACGACCTCCTGGGCCATCCCAAAGTAAAACTCTTCGTAGCTCACGGAGGAACAAACGGTATCCAGGAAGCGATGTACCACGGGGTTCCGGTCGTAGGCTTGCCTTTGTACTCCGACCAGCTCGACAACCTCGTCCGGCTTAAGGAGCGCGGAGCGGCAAAGATTCTTTCCCTCGGTACCGTGGACAGAACCAGTTTCTCACAGGCCTTACGGGAGGTGCTCCACAGGCCAACGTACAGGGCCAACATGCACAGGCTGTCCAGGCTGCACAGGGACCAGCCAATCAAGCCCCTGGACCGAGCCCTCTTCTGGATCGAGTTCGTCATGAGACACGGAGGGGCCGGCCACTTGCGGACAGAGTCGTACAAGTTGCCTTGGTATTCGTATCACTCCGTAGACGTGGCTGTGGTTTGGCTCACTGTTGTGCTCATCCTGTCTGTCCTTATGGTTGGGCTGGTTAGAGGCTTGTGTGCAAGACTTTGCTGCACAGCgcgaaaaaacaaaaaagactga
- the il10ra gene encoding interleukin-10 receptor subunit alpha produces MDSRALLHTLSVLFLVLKCMLGQDVKGPVDLEIHIWEEEVKVTWRPQEDAPENAKYLVQVGRSNEPRVNVTSCEATALTQCDISDLVTNQSSRYLVWVGLLTLQGNYVWSKRKGFTMKESKLLPPIFSLAAHSGSVSVKVQQKPGLLRVFKFGVKYTISLTGQDNQTIHEKEMTYDKENPCEDTMFEELPWGQKYCVRVMVNSLTTPTSNISEHCIYLNPDEFTITLLVIAVLGSVVGLAALGILFFLCHPARTPATLKTLGTRWRPLSIDQTPVEVVIGDGWLLSRAPPKAERELSEDKMAILQEEEKRVSLDSGVSMEANSTSGDAGRQDGPQEDSGCGSLGSSAENESDHGGSGMLPLLERRNKCTGVTQREDSGLGLGFNGEPAGDSEGRDSGSFPDVEVSNGDGYRSQSPSSMVVLSSSHEETPTQTLPETGFDMAAPVIGYRPSHVITHKQTVHYSEAPTDTTEQDLPVSNYLRKTQAVEARGLPDLSSLSRQTSQSLCEMTPFLVSLPQLLEDEKGAGCGLTILPLSLGAMELTFG; encoded by the exons atggactcCCGGGCcctgctccacactctctctgttctgtttctggTGCTGAAGTGTATGCTAG GTCAGGATGTCAAAGGGCCAGTGGATTTGGAGATCCACATCTGGGAGGAGGAAGTGAAGGTCACCTGGAGGCCCCAGGAGGATGCTCCGGAGAACGCCAAGTACCTGGTGCAGGTGGGAAG GTCTAATGAACCGCGTGTTAATGTGACGTCTTGCGAGGCGACTGCTCTTACGCAATGTGACATCTCTGACTTAGTCACCAACCAATCATCACGTTACTTGGTGTGGGTGGGTTTGCTCACTCTGCAAGGCAACTACGTCTGGTCTAAGAGGAAGGGATTTACAATGAAAGAGA gTAAACTGCTCCCTCCCATCTTCAGTCTGGCTGCACACTCGGGATCGGTCAGTGTTAAAGTCCAGCAGAAGCCCGGGCTCCTGCGCGTTTTTAAATTTGGAGTCAAATACACCATTTCTCTGACAGGGCAGGACAATCAG ACCATACATGAGAAGGAGATGACATATGATAAGGAAAACCCTTGTGAGGACACCATGTTTGAAGAGCTGCCGTGGGGTCAAAAATATTGTGTTCGTGTGATGGTGAATTCCCTGACGACTCCCACCAGTAACATCTCTGAGCACTGCATTTACTTAAATCCAG ACGAGTTCACCATCACTCTTCTGGTCATTGCTGTCCTTGGCTCCGTGGTGGGGCTGGCAGCGCTTGGCATCTTGTTCTTCCTGTGCCACCCAGCCCGAACGCCTGCAACACTC AAAACCCTGGGCACCAGGTGGCGGCCCCTCAGCATTGACCAGACGCCCGTGGAGGTGGTCATAGGCGACGGCTGGCTCCTGTCCCGCGCCCCTCCGAAGGCCGAGAGAGAGCTGTCCGAGGACAAGATGGCCATCcttcaggaggaggagaagagggtgagCCTGGACAGCGGGGTCAGCATGGAGGCCAACTCCACCAGTGGCGACGCGGGGAGGCAGGACGGGCCACAGGAGGACAGCGGCTGTGGGAGCCTGGGGAGCTCCGCAGAGAATGAAAGTGACCACGGAGGAAGCGGGATGCTGCCCCTACTGGAAAGGAGGAATAAGTGCACTggggtcacacagagagaggacagcgGGCTCGGCCTGGGGTTCAACGGCGAGCCTGCTGGGGACTCAGAAGGGAGGGACAGTGGGTCTTTTCCCGACGTGGAGGTCTCAAATGGGGACGGCTACCGCAGCCAGAGCCCGTCCTCTATGGTGGTGTTGAGCAGTAGCCATGAAGAGACGCCGACACAGACTCTACCAGAAACAGGTTTTGACATGGCGGCTCCTGTGATTGGGTACAGGCCCAGTCATGTgatcacacacaagcagacggTCCACTACAGTGAGGCACCCACGGACACTACCGAGCAGGACTTGCCTGTTTCTAACTATCTGAGAAAGACTCAAGCGGTCGAAGCCAGAGGCTTACCGGACTTATCGTCCCTCTCCCGTCAGACCTCGCAGAGTCTCTGCGAGATGACGCCGTTCCTCGTGTCTCTGCCACAGCTCTTGGAGGACGAGAAAGGAGCAGGTTGTGGGCTGACCATCCTGCCGCTGTCGCTTGGCGCTATGGAGCTGACCTTTGGCTAG